One Bythopirellula goksoeyrii genomic window, CCAATACCAGTGACCGCGTGTTCTTGGCAGGTCCGGCCGCCACATTCTTAGGTGGCCAATTCGTAGGGCGTGGCGAACTGCCCACCGTCTCCGTCGGCGAAAGCTTTACCGTGGGGCTTGGCATCGACCCTTCTCTCCGAACTCATCGAGAATTGGTCAACAAGGAGGAACAGATTCAAGGCGGAAACCGGGTCGTCGATTTCACCTATGAACTCACGCTGGAAAACTTCGGCGAAAAGGCGGCTTCCGTCCGTCTGCTCGATCGGCTCCCGACGGTGGGTGAGAACGACATCAAGGTAACACTTGTCAAATCCGATGAAGCGATCAGTACCAACGAAACCTACTTAATGACCGACCGCAAGGAAGGCATCCTCCGTTGGGACCTGGAAGTCCCTGCTCAAGCAGTAGGTCCCAAAGAAAAGGTACTGACCTACACGATGAAAATCGAGTACGACAAGCAGCTTTCGATCGTCGGCATGCCAAATAAGAAATAGATTTTTCTGTCATTCCGAGAGGAGTTTCACGACTTAAGGAATCTAGTTCGAACCATCACTGGCTCCCTAGGTGTACTGGTTATACAACGCAGATCCCTCTGGTCGTGAAGCTCCCATCGGGATGACAAATCCTCCTGGATTCGCTCACCACTTCAAAAAAGCGTCTACTTCAGCGACACCTTTGCGCTGCGTCCACTGGTCGTGAATTGAAGTTTCTCTTCACGTGCAAGCCAACCAACTCCTGCCAGCACTAGATCACTCGGAGCATCGATTTCCTTCTTCAATGCGGTTATCGTCAATTCTCCATTTTGGGAGAGCACGCTCCAAATATCGCCGGCAGTTATCCCAATTTGCTCGTTTCCCAACGCACCCTGTGTCTTGGAGGCGACACCGTTGGAGGACGACTTGCTAATGGATTGTTTCTTGGGAGTAGAAGTCTTTGCTACAGCAGACGAAGTTGCCTTCTTCTTGGCCATGGTGTTCTCCTTGCTCACGTTCATCAGGGAAAGGAGGATTGTTTTGCCGCATTCAATCCGACGCGCCACTAAGATACCCGAAACATGAGCCAGAGCCAAGAAT contains:
- a CDS encoding winged helix-turn-helix domain-containing protein yields the protein MAKKKATSSAVAKTSTPKKQSISKSSSNGVASKTQGALGNEQIGITAGDIWSVLSQNGELTITALKKEIDAPSDLVLAGVGWLAREEKLQFTTSGRSAKVSLK